The window CCTCAACAGCCGGCGCGGCGCCGGAAGCTGGACCATGCTCCCCGGTGGACACCGGGTCGCCAGCTCCGGCCTCTGGACCCCGCAGGACGACCTCGACATGATCGACCTCGGCTGCGCCGCGCTCGCCGCGCCGGCCCAACTGGTGCCGGCCGCCCGCGCCGCCGCCGAGGACCTGCCCCGCTACCTCGGCGGCGCCGGTTACCACCCGACCGGCATCGTCGAACTGCGCGAGGCGATCGCCTGCGGTTACACCGATCGCGGACTGCCGACCAGCGCCGAGCAGATCATGGTCACCAGTGGCACCCAGCACGCGCTGGATCTGGTGCTGCGGCTGGCCCTGCCGACCGGCGGCAGCGTACTGGTCGAGTCGCCCACCTATCCGAACGCGCTGGCCGCGCTGGCCGCACGGCGGGCCCGGATCGCCACCCACGGCCTGGCGCCGGGCGGATCCGGGTGGGACGGGGAACTGCTGCTCAGTGCGTTGCGCCAGAGCCGGCCACGACTGGCCTACCTGATCCCGGAGTTCCAGAACCCGACCGGGCACCTGATGTCGGCCGACCTGCGCGAGCGGGTGGTCGCTGCGGCCCACGCCGGTGGCACCGACCTGGTCGTCGACGAGTCCTTCGTGGACCTGCCGCTGACCGACGCCCCGATGCCACCGCCCGTGGCCGTCTTCGACCGGCACTCCCGGGTGATCTCGATCGGCGGCATGAGCAAGCCGTACTGGGGCGGCCTGCGCATCGGCTGGGTACGCGCCTCGGCACCCCAGGTGCAGCGGCTGGCGGCGGCCCGGGTCGGTGTCGACATGGCCAGCCCGGTGCTGGACCAACTGGTCGCCGTACGCCTGCTCGCCGACGCCCCGACGATCGTGGCCGCCCGCCGGGCCCAGTTGGCCGAGCAGCGCGACGCCCTGCTCGCCGTGTTGCGCGAGTCGCTGCCGGACTGGCAGGTCACCGTGCCGCAGGGCGGGGTGACCCTCTGGGCGGAACTGGACGGGCCGATCTCCAGCGCCCTGTCCCGGGCCGCCGAGGAGGTCGGCGTACGGCTCGCCCCCGGTCCCCGGTTCGGCCTCGACGGAACCCTCGAACGTTTCCTGCGGCTGCCGTTCACCCTGCCGGCCGCGGACCTGGTGGAGGCGGTGCACCGGATCGCGGCGGTCCGCTACGACCTGGACCGCTCGGCCGCCCGCCCGCAGTGGAGAGAACCCGCCGTCATCGCGTGAGACCGCGCGTCGGGAAGGGCCCCCGTTGTCGGATTCCGAGGCAAGGGGCCCTTCCTGACCCTCGACCGGGGGAGCGGCCGAGCGCGGTGGGGATCAGATCTCGGCGAGCGAGCCCTGGTACAACTTGTCGATCTCGTCGGCGAAGTTCGCCTCCACGCCGCGACGCTTGATCTTCAGCGAGGGGGTCAGCTCCCCGTCCTCGATGGTCAGGTCGCGGGGCAGGATGCTGACCTTCTTGATCGTCTCCCAGCGGTTGAGCTTGCCGTTCAGCTCCTGCACGAAGCCGTCGACCATGGCGCGTACCTCGGCGGAGCCGACGATCTCGGCGTACGGCTTGCCGGCCAGCGGGCCGCCGACCGCCCAGCCGGCGATCGCGTCCGGGTCCAGGGTGACCAGCATGACGCAGTAGTTGCGGGCCTGGCCGATCACCAGCGCCTGCGAGGTGTACGGGCACAGCGCCTTGAACAGGCCCTCGATGTGCGACGGCGCGATGTACTTGCCGCCGGACGTCTTGACCAGGTCCTTCTTCCGGTCGGTGATCTTCAGGTAGCCCTGCTCGTCGAGCGTCCCGATGTCACCGGTGCGGAAGAAGCCGTCCTCGGTGAACGCGGCGGCGGTCTCCGCCGGCAGGTTGTGGTAACCGCGCATCACCGGGGCGCCGCGCAGCAGCACCTCACCGTCGGAGTCGATCTTGCATTCGAGGTCGCCGAGGCGCTGGCCGACCGTACCGATCCTGAGTTTGCCGGGCCGGTTGACGAAGTTGCCGGCGCTGGTCTCGGTCAGCCCGTACCCCTCCGAGATCGGCAGGTTCGCGGCAGCGAAGAACGCGCCGATCTCCGGGCTCAGCGGGGCGGCCCCGGAGACCATCACCCGGATCCGCCCGCCGAGCCGGGCCTGCAACTTGCTGAAGACCAGCTTCTCGGCCAGCCGGTAGCGGAACGCGAGCCCTCCCGGCACCGGTGAGCCGGCCTGTTCGAGCCGGACCTTCTCCTTGCCGGTACGGACCGCCCAGGCGAAGATCTTCGCCTTGGCCCCACCGCCGGACTGGGCCGTGGTGACGGTCTTGTTGTAGACCTTCTCGAACACCCGGGGCGCCCCGCACATCAGCGTCGGCCGGACCACGGAGAGCAGGTCGACCAGTTTGTCCACCCGCCCGTCGACGTAGGTCGGCAGGCCGACGTGGATCACGCCGCAGATCAGCGTCTTGCCGAACGAGTGCGACAGCGGGAGCCAGAGGTACTGCAGGTCGTCCGGCCGGAGCAACTCGAACTCGGCCTGCCGTACGCCCTCCCAGACCCAACCGGCGTGCAGCAGCTCGACGCCCTTGGGGCGGCCGGTGGTGCCCGAGGTGTAGATCAGGGTGGCCAGGTCGTCCCCGCCGATCTCCGCCACGATCCGCTCGATCAGCTCGGGGTCCCGGTCGAGTGCCTGCGTACCCCGGATCTCCAGGTCGGCGAGGGTGATCTGGGGGATGGCGGCGGCCGGGTCGGCCGTGCCGTCGATGAGGACGACGTGGGTCAGCGCGGGCAGGTCCGCCCCCGCGATCTTGCCGGCCTGGGTGGCGTTCTCCGCGATCAGCACCCGGGAGCCGGAGTCGGCCACGATGAAACTGGCGTCCTGCGGCTCGGTTGTCGGGTAGACCGTGGTGGTCGCGCCACCCGCGCACATGATGCCGAGGTCGGCGACGACCCAGTCGAGCCGGGTGTTGGCCAGGATCGCCACCCGGTCCTCCCGCCCGACGCCGAGTTCGCGCAGGCCGGCGGCGACCGCCTTGGCCCGCTGGCCGACCTGTGACCAGGTCAACCAGACCGGGCCGGAGTCGTCCGGGGCGGGGTAACCGAACGCCTGTCGGTCGGGGGTGGCGGTGACGCGCTGCAGGAACATGTCCGGGACGGACCGGTACGGGAGGTCGAAAGCCATGAGGGGGTCAGCCTTCCGAATATGGGTGCGTGACGGGCATCACGTTAAATGTTGGTTACTAGACAGTATTGCGTGGGGTCCGGCTCGGCTACCCCCGGAGCGACCGGGGCGCTCAGTAGCCGAAAGGCCGGTACCCCGATGGGCCGGTCGGTGCGTGATATGAGGATTTCGATATAGAGCGCAGATGATGTTATTACATAGGCTGACCTCGATCGATCCATCTCGGGACGGTCAGGGAGGAGTCGGAAGATGACACGTGCGGACTTGCGCTACGCGCGCCGGCTGGCGCTCGGAATCTTCGTCGCGGCGGCGACCGCCGCGGTAGCCACCACCACCCCGGCGGCCGCCGCACCGGCAACCGGCGAGGTACGGCTCGCGGGTAGCCCGAACGCGGTCGCGGGCAGCTACATCGTGGTCCTCAAGGACGGCGCCGTCGGCGCGGCGGCCGGCACGGCACGGGCCGCCACGGCGGTACCGACCAAGGCCGGCGAACTGGCCGACAAGTACGGCGGCAGCGTCGCCCAGGTGTACGGCACGGCCCTGAACGGCTTCGAGGCCCGGCTGAGCGCCAAGGCGGCCCAGCGCCTCGCCGCCCACCCCGACGTCGCGTACGTCGAGCAGGACCAGGTGGTGTCGATCAACGCCACCCAGACCAACCCGCCGTCCTGGGGGCTGGACCGCATCGACCAGCGCAACCTGCCGTTGAACCGCTCGTACACGTACCCGAACACCGCCAGCAACGTGCGGGCGTACATCATCGACACCGGCATCCGCTTCTCGCACAACGACTTCGGCGGCCGGGCCACCAGCGGTTACGACGCGGTCGACGGCGGTTCGGCCGACGACTGCAACGGGCACGGCACGCACGTCGCCGGCACCGTCGGCGGCTCCGCGTACGGGGTGGCCAAGGCGGTCCGGCTGGTCGGCGTACGGGTGCTCAACTGCTCCGGCAGCGGCACCAACGCCGGTGTCATCGCCGGCGTCAACTGGGTCACCCAGAACGCGGTGAAGCCCGCGGTGGCCAACATGAGCCTCGGTGGCGGCGCCAGCACCGCGCTGGACAACGCGGTCGCCAGCTCGATCAGCTCCGGCGTGACGTACGCCCTGGCGGCCGGCAACTCCAGCGCCAACGCCTGCAACTCGTCGCCGGCCCGTACCCCCTCGGCGATCACCGTCGGCGCCACCACCAGCACCGACGCCCGCGCGTCGTACTCGAACTACGGCACCTGCCTGGACATCTTCGCGCCGGGTTCGTCGATCACCTCGGCCTGGTACACCAGTAACACCGCGACCAACAGCATCAGCGGTACGTCGATGGCCTCGCCGCACGTGGCCGGCGCGGCGGCCCTGGTGCTCTCGACCAACCCGACCTACACCCCGACCCAGGTACGCAACTACCTCTACAACAACGCGACCCAGAACGTGGTCACCAACCCCGGCAGCGGTTCGCCGAACCGCCTGCTCTTCGTGGTCAACTGACATCTCCGGTCGACCACCTGAACGACCCGGTGCCCGGCCCGGCGTCCCCGAGGGGAGCCGAGCCGGGCATCGGCTCGTCCAGGTCACCGTGGGCGGTGACGGCGGGACCGCTCAGTCGTCGTCCCCGTCGTTGTCGTCATCGCCCCTGTCGTCGTCGTCCGAGTCGGCCGGCTCGTCCTCGGCCTTCACGATCTCCCCGTTGACCGCGTCGACGTCCACCTCGTACTCGGTCCGGTCCTTGGTGATCTCCACGCTCCAGACCTCCCGACCGTGCTCCTGCTCCCGCTCCACCTCGGTGACCTGTCCACCGCCGGAGCGGCCGAGCGCGATCTCGGTGGCCCGGTCGCGCCCGATCTCACCGGTCCCGGCCGGCGTGCCGCTCGCCGTACCGGTCGGTACGCCGGTGGCGCTCGGCGCCGGGCTGCCGGACAACCCGGTCGACGGCTGCCCGGTCGGGGTCGCGCCGGGGTCGCCGCTCGGTGTCCCGGTCGGCATGGCGAGCGCGGTCGAGTTCGTCCGGTTGTTGTCCACCCCGGCGGCGGCGGCACCGATCCCGGTGCCCACGACGGCGGCGATCGCCCCACCGGTGATCAGGATCAAAGTCTTGCGGTTCACGGCGAACCTCCTCGAACGGGCTGCGTCGCCCAACTGGCTGTGTCGTCCAGAAGGTTCGCCCGGCGGGGGATAGCGGCGCGCTGTGTGAGTGCTAAGGCGAGGTTAAGGCCGGGGCCCGAGCCCGCGGGACACCGGCGCGGGCCGGGGCGGACCCAGTTCGACCGCCACCCGTGCCCCGCCCGTCGGACCGGCGGAGAGCCGGAGCCGACCGCCGCTCACCTCCGCGGCCCGGCGGGCGATGTCCAGGCCGAGGCCGGTCGAACCGGCGGAACTCGTACCCCGCCGGACCAGTGCCGCCGGATGCACCAGCGCCGCCGGCAGTCCGGGCCCCTCGTCGGCCACCGTGAGCAGGGCGCCACCGCCCGGTCGAGGAGTGAGACCGACGGCGAAGCCGGTCCCGTCCGGGGTGTGCGCGAAGACGTTGCCGAGCAACGCGTCCACCACCGCGGCCAGTTCGTCCGGGGGCAGCCCGACCGGCAACGGCCCGTCGACCAGGTCGAGGTCGACCCGGCGGCCGGTGTCCTCGGCCAGCACCGACCAGAACTCCACCCGGTCCCGGACCACCCGGGCGGCGTCGCAGCCGGCCTCGCCGGCACTCTCGCCCCGCCACCGGGCCTGCCTGATCAGCCCGGTGACCGCCCGTTCCAGCGCGTCCACCTGGGCGGTGATCCGGCTGGCGTCCTCCGGCCCGGCCAGCGACTCGGACTCCAGCCGGAGCGCGGTCAACGGCGTACGCAACCGGTGCGACAGGTCCGCCACCTGCTCGCGTTCCTCCCGGAGCAGTTCCTGGATCCGCCCGGCCAGGTGGTTGAGCGCGGTGGCCACGTCCCGCAGTTCCGGCGGTCCGGCCGGTCGGGCGCGGGCGTCCAGTTCGGCGCGGGCCAGCCGGTGGGAGACCGTGGCGAGTTCGGTGATCGGGACGACCAGGGAGCGGGCCAGCCGGTCGGCGACGAAGAGGCCGAGCAGGAGCAGCGCGACCCCGAGCCCGGCGAGGACCAACCAGGCCCGGTGGACCCCGCGGACCAGTTCGTCCTCCGGCACGAAGGTACGGATCACCGCGACCCCGTCCGGCCGTCCCGCGACGGCGACCAGGATCTCCCGGCCGCTGTCCAGGTCCACGGTCAGGCTCTCGCCCCGCGACGCCAGTCGTACCCCGTCGGTCCGGGGTGCCGACGCGCCCAGCACCGTGCCGTCGGGCAGGAAGACGGTGATCGGGCGGCCGGTCGCGGCGGCCGTCTGGGCGGCGCCCCGGCGCAGTTCGTCCGGGCCGGCGCTGCCGGCCAGCGGGACCAGGCCCTGCACGTCGACGCTGGCCGCCACCACGGCCCGGTCCCGGGCGACCGTACGCAGCAGCAGTGCCAGCGGCACCAGGAAGGCGAGCAGCACCAGGCACATGGTGGCGGTGACCAGCAGCGCCAGCCGCCGCCTCACCGGTCCTCCGGCGGCGCGTCGAGTCGGATGCCGACCCCGCGTACGGTGTGCAGGTAACGCGGTGCGTCGGCGGTCTCCCCGAGCTTGCGTCGCAGCCAGGACAGGTGCACGTCGACGGTCTTGTCCGCGCCGCCGTACGGCACCTGCCAGACCTGGGTGAGCAGTTCCCGCTTGCTCACCACCTGACCGGCCCGGCCGGCGAGATAGTGCAGCAGGTCGAACTCGCGCGGGGTGAGTTCCACCGGCGTACCGGCGAGGCTGATCTGGCGGGCCGACGGGTCCACGCGCAGGCCGCCGACAACAAGCACGGCGGCTGCTCCCGGCTGGCCGGCGCCGCGCCGGAGTACCGCGCGGACCCGGGCATCGAGCTGGGCCGCGGTGAACGGCTTGACCACGTAGTCGTCCGCGCCCGCGTCGAGGCCGCGGACGATCTCGGCCTCGTCGTCGCGCGCGGTCGCGATGATCACCGGTACGGCGGTCACCGCGCGCAGCATCCGCAGCAGTTCCAGTCCGTCCAGATCGGGCAGGCCGAGGTCGAGCACCACCAGGTCCGGACGGTCCTCCAGCACGGTCTGCAGCCCGGTCATCGCGGTGCCGGCGGCGGCGACCGCGTGACCGCGTTCGCGCAGGGCACGCAGCAGCGGGGTACGGATCGCCGGATCGTCCTCGATGAGCAGTAGACGGGCCACGCCACGCACGTTATCCGGCCGGTATCCCGAATCGCGGGTACGCGGGCCGGCTTTACCGTTCTTTAGGGTCCTCCGGTCCCACTGTTAACGGTCGGCGGGGCATAGTCGGAGGATGGCTCGACGTACCCTGCTCGCTCTGGCCGGCTGGCTGGTCGCCGCGGCTGCCGCCACGGGCACCGGGCTGGCCGCGGTGGAGCTGATCGGTGCCGAACTCACCGGTCCGGCCGGTGAGGTGCGCAGCGCCGACGAGGTGGCGCGTGCGCTGGCCGCGCCGGCCCGTACGCCGCTCCCGCCCGGTGACACCGCCGAGGTACCGGCCGCCACGCCGACCGCCGGTCCGTCCGGATCTGCCGGCCCGACCCCGCCGGCGTCGGACAGGGTGCTCTCCACCCCCGGCGGCACGGTGGTGGCGCAGTGCCGGGGGGACGACGTGTGGCTGGTCTCCTGGGCGCCGGCACAGGGCTACGCGGCGAGCGAGGTGGAGCGCGGTCCCGACGACGACGCCGAGGTGACCTTCGAGAGTTCCGCCCGGAAGATCGAGGTACGGGTCCGGTGCGAGGCCGGCCAGCCGGTCGAGTCCTGGAGCCTGGACGACGACTGACGGCCGGCCCTCACCGGGTCAGGCGTATCGGGTGGCGTTCAGGGACCAGTCGTAGGTGGCCCGGATCCAGTCCCGTCGTCCCGCCACGAACCGGGTGACCGCCGGCTCGGCGCCGTCGAGCACCACCTCCTCCAACCGGAGGTACGCGTCGAGTCCGTGGTTGAACCGCCCGGCCGCGTCGAGCAGCGCGGTGTGCTCGTCCTGCCCGGTCTCGCGGGCGATCACCAGGGTCAGGTTGTGCCCGTCCTGTTCCAGCAGCCGCTCCTTGCCGTACGAGAAGACGTCGTTGCACCAGCAGACCAGGTCGGCCGCCCAGCGGTCCAGTTCGGACAGTCGCGGGTCGGCGAGCGCCGCCGCCCCCGGCCGGGCGTCCCGGGCGTGGTCGGTCAGCACGAAACTCGGATGTACGGCACCGGTGTGTCGCCGCATCTGGATGTACTCGCTGATCGCCGGCACCCGGTGGTGCTCCCGGTTCGCGGCCTCCCAGAGCAGGGCGAGCAGGTAGTCGCGGAA of the Micromonospora sp. NBC_01796 genome contains:
- the yczR gene encoding MocR-like transcription factor YczR, translating into MTVLVRGTQLARLLGQWHSLPGRRRSPDYLALASSVRGLLADGRLPLGVRLPAERELAEALLVSRTTVTAAYRELRESGHLNSRRGAGSWTMLPGGHRVASSGLWTPQDDLDMIDLGCAALAAPAQLVPAARAAAEDLPRYLGGAGYHPTGIVELREAIACGYTDRGLPTSAEQIMVTSGTQHALDLVLRLALPTGGSVLVESPTYPNALAALAARRARIATHGLAPGGSGWDGELLLSALRQSRPRLAYLIPEFQNPTGHLMSADLRERVVAAAHAGGTDLVVDESFVDLPLTDAPMPPPVAVFDRHSRVISIGGMSKPYWGGLRIGWVRASAPQVQRLAAARVGVDMASPVLDQLVAVRLLADAPTIVAARRAQLAEQRDALLAVLRESLPDWQVTVPQGGVTLWAELDGPISSALSRAAEEVGVRLAPGPRFGLDGTLERFLRLPFTLPAADLVEAVHRIAAVRYDLDRSAARPQWREPAVIA
- a CDS encoding AMP-dependent synthetase/ligase, which produces MAFDLPYRSVPDMFLQRVTATPDRQAFGYPAPDDSGPVWLTWSQVGQRAKAVAAGLRELGVGREDRVAILANTRLDWVVADLGIMCAGGATTTVYPTTEPQDASFIVADSGSRVLIAENATQAGKIAGADLPALTHVVLIDGTADPAAAIPQITLADLEIRGTQALDRDPELIERIVAEIGGDDLATLIYTSGTTGRPKGVELLHAGWVWEGVRQAEFELLRPDDLQYLWLPLSHSFGKTLICGVIHVGLPTYVDGRVDKLVDLLSVVRPTLMCGAPRVFEKVYNKTVTTAQSGGGAKAKIFAWAVRTGKEKVRLEQAGSPVPGGLAFRYRLAEKLVFSKLQARLGGRIRVMVSGAAPLSPEIGAFFAAANLPISEGYGLTETSAGNFVNRPGKLRIGTVGQRLGDLECKIDSDGEVLLRGAPVMRGYHNLPAETAAAFTEDGFFRTGDIGTLDEQGYLKITDRKKDLVKTSGGKYIAPSHIEGLFKALCPYTSQALVIGQARNYCVMLVTLDPDAIAGWAVGGPLAGKPYAEIVGSAEVRAMVDGFVQELNGKLNRWETIKKVSILPRDLTIEDGELTPSLKIKRRGVEANFADEIDKLYQGSLAEI
- a CDS encoding S8 family peptidase, which produces MTRADLRYARRLALGIFVAAATAAVATTTPAAAAPATGEVRLAGSPNAVAGSYIVVLKDGAVGAAAGTARAATAVPTKAGELADKYGGSVAQVYGTALNGFEARLSAKAAQRLAAHPDVAYVEQDQVVSINATQTNPPSWGLDRIDQRNLPLNRSYTYPNTASNVRAYIIDTGIRFSHNDFGGRATSGYDAVDGGSADDCNGHGTHVAGTVGGSAYGVAKAVRLVGVRVLNCSGSGTNAGVIAGVNWVTQNAVKPAVANMSLGGGASTALDNAVASSISSGVTYALAAGNSSANACNSSPARTPSAITVGATTSTDARASYSNYGTCLDIFAPGSSITSAWYTSNTATNSISGTSMASPHVAGAAALVLSTNPTYTPTQVRNYLYNNATQNVVTNPGSGSPNRLLFVVN
- a CDS encoding PepSY domain-containing protein, whose translation is MNRKTLILITGGAIAAVVGTGIGAAAAGVDNNRTNSTALAMPTGTPSGDPGATPTGQPSTGLSGSPAPSATGVPTGTASGTPAGTGEIGRDRATEIALGRSGGGQVTEVEREQEHGREVWSVEITKDRTEYEVDVDAVNGEIVKAEDEPADSDDDDRGDDDNDGDDD
- a CDS encoding sensor histidine kinase, with product MRRRLALLVTATMCLVLLAFLVPLALLLRTVARDRAVVAASVDVQGLVPLAGSAGPDELRRGAAQTAAATGRPITVFLPDGTVLGASAPRTDGVRLASRGESLTVDLDSGREILVAVAGRPDGVAVIRTFVPEDELVRGVHRAWLVLAGLGVALLLLGLFVADRLARSLVVPITELATVSHRLARAELDARARPAGPPELRDVATALNHLAGRIQELLREEREQVADLSHRLRTPLTALRLESESLAGPEDASRITAQVDALERAVTGLIRQARWRGESAGEAGCDAARVVRDRVEFWSVLAEDTGRRVDLDLVDGPLPVGLPPDELAAVVDALLGNVFAHTPDGTGFAVGLTPRPGGGALLTVADEGPGLPAALVHPAALVRRGTSSAGSTGLGLDIARRAAEVSGGRLRLSAGPTGGARVAVELGPPRPAPVSRGLGPRP
- a CDS encoding response regulator transcription factor; protein product: MARLLLIEDDPAIRTPLLRALRERGHAVAAAGTAMTGLQTVLEDRPDLVVLDLGLPDLDGLELLRMLRAVTAVPVIIATARDDEAEIVRGLDAGADDYVVKPFTAAQLDARVRAVLRRGAGQPGAAAVLVVGGLRVDPSARQISLAGTPVELTPREFDLLHYLAGRAGQVVSKRELLTQVWQVPYGGADKTVDVHLSWLRRKLGETADAPRYLHTVRGVGIRLDAPPEDR
- a CDS encoding septum formation initiator encodes the protein MARRTLLALAGWLVAAAAATGTGLAAVELIGAELTGPAGEVRSADEVARALAAPARTPLPPGDTAEVPAATPTAGPSGSAGPTPPASDRVLSTPGGTVVAQCRGDDVWLVSWAPAQGYAASEVERGPDDDAEVTFESSARKIEVRVRCEAGQPVESWSLDDD
- a CDS encoding terpene synthase family protein, giving the protein MRSFAVAALTPPPFPAHLNPHAAESAARSARWAAELGLIVTTDAARRLDRANAGDLAGRACPDADPDRLDLLTDLVTWLFAFDDACDDDGLGADPGRLSPVVSRLLDVLDLLGEPPPPAVLAAAGPTGAGLHDLCRRLRHNNRPDLLVRFAARFRDYLLALLWEAANREHHRVPAISEYIQMRRHTGAVHPSFVLTDHARDARPGAAALADPRLSELDRWAADLVCWCNDVFSYGKERLLEQDGHNLTLVIARETGQDEHTALLDAAGRFNHGLDAYLRLEEVVLDGAEPAVTRFVAGRRDWIRATYDWSLNATRYA